A single Lolium perenne isolate Kyuss_39 chromosome 6, Kyuss_2.0, whole genome shotgun sequence DNA region contains:
- the LOC127305696 gene encoding uncharacterized protein encodes MADVDMDDLPQTPRSVAGEDPDLSMFSGEADLAAAILTRLGRSQREDDQHLCATAAAMAQAVRDQAVAATTVAYFAAAAAALSPLARAGPGAADRNVAGALLAFLSAAVPALPLAVVRARGRQVADDVARVLEFPSTPDSGVRAGLRCLAHLISAGDKSSWEAVEPLYAVVLRLATDQRLKVRRQSHSSLRDILLSFQRQPVLVLASQAISRAFERFMLLAGGSSNGSAAEGPKGANEIICILDALKGCLHLMTSKPSNDILKYFKVLLNVHQPILTRSILEILHAVGDSPTLQLKPDVLLDLICSLGLSVSTERKSGDELASIARLLNVGTRKVYSQNKNIFVVKLPLIFTSLGDILASEFEEARFCAVETFKGLIDNCIDENLVSQGITQIKARHQGMRSDPTVIEKICPILEGLLDVRYTDVWDKSFHVISVAFDKLGESSSDLLPEALKNLADMQNLSDDDFSFRKQLNACIGSAVAAMGPKNVLDILHIQSICAENEWILPILERHIVGASLQFFLRDILGIVRAVEKSIPKLLKDDKLFSAKRAEGYVYSLWSLLPSCCNYPCDTSNTFKVLQNVICDTLKNQPDLRGIICSSIQILIKQNKEALSITSEEDILVEDELSKSERRAKNRYTKDFAEENLKEIRAFSKEFLDILCSIFLSSSKDAIGFLQPVISEIASISDKDEVGNLFLDTIKKLLAATKAVNAQQVDDSSMEIENNSNTNNMMRALLLDFAASLMPGLAAKSINVLFSYVKPAIKDSDSMNQKRAYKVLSMLLKDAEFIERNLDVLLELMISSLPCQFPSKRYRLECLHHLIVHIFKDPSNKLRKREIVSSFLTEILLDLKEANKKTRNRAYDLIIEIGHACEDAEIDGRKANLRQFFDMVAGGLAGQTPHAISAAVTGLARLTYEFSDLIGVAYKLLPSTFLLMQRNNHELVKANLGFIKALVAKSKADVLDEHLKGVVEGLLCWQSDKKNSLKAKVKSLVEILVKKCGLDAVKAVMPEEHMKLLTNIRKINERKMRKGKSSEDGEAMSVASGATRRSGWNHTQMFSDFGSDDEDSNGSFPDQHTVASRNGSKASTRSNRKRQDRNLQEKFIDHSTGEPLDLLDQKTMRLALKSTGKKRAAPDDDDDEIELDPEGRMIIREEREYRKKKPISRDEEADDKSSVRSQSVKRRKVASAGWSYTGHEYTSKKAGGDLKKKDKMEPYAYWPLDRKLLNRRSDRKASARKGMSSVMKMAKRFEGKSASGALAARRTQKHKHKKNK; translated from the exons ATGGCCGACGTCGACATGGACGACCTACCCCAGACGCCCCGCTCCGTCGCCGGCGAAGACCCCGACCTCTCCATGTTCTCCGgcgaggccgacctcgcggcggCCATCCTCACCCGCCTCGGCCGCTCGCAGCGGGAGGACGACCAGCACCTctgcgccaccgccgccgccatggcgCAGGCCGTCAGGGACCAGGCCGTCGCCGCCACCACCGTCGCCTACTTCGCGGCCGCCGCGGCCGCGCTCTCCCCGCTCGCGCGCGCGGGGCCCGGGGCCGCCGACCGCAACGTCGCGGGCGCGCTCCTCGCGTTCCTCTCCGCGGCGGTGCCCGCGCTCCCGCTCGCCGTGGTGCGCGCCCGCGGTCGTCAGGTCGCCGACGACGTCGCGCGCGTCCTCGAGTTCCCTTCCACGCCCGACTCCGGCGTGAGGGCGGGGCTGAGGTGCCTCGCGCACTTGATATCTGCGGGAGACAAGTCCAGCTGGGAGGCAGTGGAGCCGCTCTACGCCGTGGTACTACGGCTCGCCACCGATCAACGCCTCAAG GTGAGGAGGCAATCTCATTCTAGCCTGCGAGATATTCTCCTGAGTTTTCAGAGGCAACCTGTTTTGGTCCTGGCGAGCCAAGCAATCTCAAGAGCTTTCGAACGATTTATGCTGCTTGCTGGAGGATCCAGTAACGGTTCAGCAGCAGAAGGACCTAAGGGGGCTAATGAGATCATCTGCATTTTAGATGCTCTCAAGGGCTGCCTTCATCTCATGACATCCAAGCCTTCCAATGACATCTTAAAGTACTTCAAAGTACTCTTGAATGTGCATCAACCAATTTTGACGAGGAGTATATTGGAGATTCTGCATGCTGTTGGTGACAGTCCAACTCTACAGCTTAAACCTGATGTGCTACTGGATCTTATCTGCTCTTTGGGGTTATCAGTCTCCACAGAAAGAAAATCAGGAGATGAGCTGGCTTCAATTGCACGGCTTCTAAATGTTGGCACCAGGAAAGTATATAGCCAGAATAAGAACATATTTGTTGTAAAGCTGCCACTAATATTTACTTCGCTCGGAG ATATATTGGCAAGTGAATTTGAAGAAGCAAGATTTTGTGCTGTGGAGACTTTCAAAGGATTAATAGATAATTGCATTGATGAAAACTTGGTGTCTCAGGGAATCACCCAGATTAAGGCTAGGCATCAAGGAATGAGATCTGATCCTACTGTCATAGAGAAGATATGTCCTATCCTAGAGGGCTTGCTAGATGTCCGTTATACTGATGTCTGGGACAAATCATTTCATGTAATTTCAGTGGCATTTGACAAGTTAG GAGAATCTTCATCTGATTTATTGCCAGAAGCACTTAAGAACCTGGCAGATATGCAAAACTTGTCAGATGATGACTTTTCGTTCCGGAAGCAG CTCAATGCATGTATTGGGTCAGCAGTTGCTGCAATGGGACCAAAGAATGTCCTTGATATTCTACACATTCAGTCAATATGTGCTGAAAATGAATGGATTCTCCCTATTTTAGAAAGGCACATAGTTGGTGCTAGTTTACAGTTTTTCTTGAGAGATATTCTGGGCATTGTTAGAGCTGTAGAGAAGAGTATTCCCAAG CTTCTGAAAGACGATAAGCTTTTCTCTGCCAAGAGAGCAGAGGGTTATGTGTACTCACTTTGGTCTTTGTTACCATCTTGTTGCAACTATCCATGTGATACTTCAAACACCTTCAAAGTTCTACAGAATGTTATATGCGACACTCTAAAAAATCAGCCCGACTTGCGAGGCATCATTTGTTCCAGTATTCAG ATATTAATTAAACAAAACAAGGAAGCTTTGTCAATCACTAGTGAAGAGGACATTCTTGTCGAGGATGAATTAAGCAAATCTGAAAGAAGAGCGAAGAATCGCTATACTAAAGATTTTGCGGAGGAAAATTTGAAAGAAATACGTGCTTTCTCTAAAGAATTCTTGGACATATTGTGTTCTATATTCTTGTCATCCTCAAAGGATGCCATTGGATTCTTACAG CCCGTGATAAGTGAGATTGCATCCATATCAGACAAAGACGAAGTGGGCAACCTCTTCCTTGATACAATAAAGAAGTTGCTGGCTGCCACAAAAGCTGTTAATGCACAGCAAGTGGATGACTCTTCAATGGAGATTGAAAATAATTCCAATACAAACAACATGATGAG GGCTCTCCTTTTGGACTTTGCAGCTTCATTAATGCCTGGATTAGCTGCAAAGTCAATTAATGTGCTATTCAGCTATGTAAAACCTGCAATTAAG gATAGTGACTCAATGAACCAAAAGAGAGCATACAAGGTTCTCTCAATGTTACTTAAG GATGCTGAATTTATTGAAAGAAACTTAGATGTCCTGTTGGAATTGATGATTTCATCGTTGCCATGTCAGTTTCCATCGAAACGGTACAGGCTTGAGTGCCTGCATCACCTTATTGTTCACATTTTCAAG GATCCATCTAATAAGCTTAGAAAGAGGGAAATTGTTAGTTCATTCCTCACTGAAATACTTCTTGACTTAAAGGAG GCTAACAAAAAAACCAGAAACAGAGCTTATGATTTGATTATCGAAATTGGCCATGCTTGTGAAGATGCTGAAATTGATGGGAGGAAGGCTAACCTGCGCCAGTTCTTTGACATG GTAGCTGGTGGTCTGGCCGGTCAAACCCCACATGCTATTAGTGCCGCTGTGACTGGGTTAGCTCGCTTGACCTATGAGTTCTCAGATCTTATTGGAGTAGCATACAAGCTCCTCCCGTCGACTTTTCTCCTTATGCAGAGGAACAACCACGAACTTGTCAAA GCCAACTTAGGCTTTATCAAAGCGCTAGTGGCTAAATCTAAAGCTGACGTGTTGGACGAACACTTGAAGGGAGTCGTTGAAGGTTTGTTGTGCTGGCAAAGTGACAAGAAGAATTCCTTAAAAGCGAAG GTCAAGTCACTTGTGGAAATTCTTGTGAAAAAATGTGGTTTAGATGCGGTGAAGGCTGTGATGCCTGAAGAACATATGAAACTGCTCACCAATATCAGGAAG ATTAATGAGCGGAAAATGCGGAAAGGAAAATCTTCTGAGGATGGGGAAGCCATGTCTGTGGCGTCAGGAGCCACAAG GCGCAGTGGATGGAATCACACACAAATGTTTTCTGATTTTGGAAGTGATGATGAGGACTCGAATGGTTCATTTCCCGACCAGCATACTGTTGCTTCTCGTAATGGATCAAAAGCTTCAACACG GTCAAACAGAAAGCGCCAAGATAGGAACTTACAGGAAAAGTTCATTGATCACTCAACTGGTGAACCCCTAGATTTACTTGACCAGAAGACAATGCGGTTAGCTCTGAAATCAACAGGGAAAAAGAGGGCTGCacccgatgacgatgatgatgagatTGAGTTGGACCCTGAAGGTCGTATGATCATACGCGAGGAACGAGAATATCGCAAAAAGAAGCCCATTTCGCGTGACGAGGAGGCTGATGACAAGAGCTCCGTTCGAAGCCAGTCGGTGAAAAGGAGAAAGGTGGCCAGCGCTGGTTGGTCCTACACTGGTCACGAGTACACCAGCAAGAAGGCCGGTGGTGATCTTAAGAAGAAAGACAAGATGGAACCGTATGCTTACTGGCCGCTGGATCGGAAGCTGCTCAATCGCAGGTCGGATCGCAAGGCCTCTGCACGCAAAGGCATGTCCAGTGTCATGAAGATGGCGAAAAGGTTTGAGGGGAAGAGTGCTTCCGGTGCCCTCGCAGCTAGGAGGACGCAGAAACACAAGCAcaagaagaacaaataa